In Ktedonobacteraceae bacterium, a genomic segment contains:
- a CDS encoding amino acid adenylation domain-containing protein, whose product MLTTENPDTIHPQRESGSNAGSLPMATLQPVPREGPLPLSFAQQRFWLLDQLEPGSITYLLPLAIRLSGPLDMEALQRSLQAIVQRHETLRTSILTMNGEPRQIIAPSLDLPVPLVDLSQMAPSEREVQTQQLMLQELEKPIDLASKQLLRATLLRLNPNEHILLLTFHSIICDSWSMGVFMHELTSFYQAFIQQQPLSLPPLSIQYADFAFWQRQWLQGEVLDTQLAYWREQLRDLPDPLRLPTDYPRPDVQRFRGGRYVFQLPEPLKLAVRALSQREDVTLFMTLLAAFQLLLVRYSGENDIVVGSLIPNRTRAEIEPLIGCFVNTLVLRTRLSGEPTVRELLQQVRKMVLDTYAHQDLPFEQIVEALQPKRDLSRNPLFQVMFVLQDAPQRTLELSNLTSEPLEIETHTARFDLTLTMEESETGLRGVLEYNIDLFEAETIARMATHLQTLLEGMVADPEQSIWLLPLLSASERQQLLIEWNHTAKTYPHDKCIHELFEEQVERTPDAIALVFEDEQLTYSELNARANQLARYLQKAGAGPEVLVGICLDRSVGMIVGLLGILKAGSAYVPIDPTYPKERLAFLLEDSQIAILLTQQRLAHALPTHTARSVYLDSDWPLIAQESTTNVASGVQPAHLAYVIYTSGSTGQPKGVMILHHALTNYIEYARERFGLLPDDHVLQFASISFDASAEEIYPCLISGATLYLRTDIMLNSVATFLQQCQAWSITTLNLPTAYWHELTRSLERDAVSLPPTIRRVIIGGERALPEQLAIWRKKVDQQVRFFNTYGPTEATIAVTMAELQGDSQQTKQEREVLIGRPIPHVSIYLLDAHLQPVPIGVAGELYIAGICLARGYLGRPELTAERFLPNPFSSELGERLYKTGDLARYLPDGQIEYLGRTDTQVKIHGYRIELGEIEAVLAKHPAVSEAVVIARTPGKEQQRGEAFGDTQLVAYVVARQQQELPTQVDLRRFLAKRLPAYMLPSAFVLLETLPLTPNGKVDHHALPMPENSRSLMDNDYAAPRTPVEKLVARIWSEVLKLDQVGIHDNFFELGGHSLLATQIAYRISDTLQLKVSLRTIFEFPTVAELTEAIETLHQIEDKPRLDEQARLAAEHDQLVEKKIRQKKLSLIRNGILIVLAGVGIVISGLGRGIVTGLSTLPAFENFGLIAAMILIGFISFEIWVLVQMKVQVKHLLKRLESWEEYGVALVEEEFHGLEEDEDAPDFELPDIFTSKTYTLKDLLPNEESIDDKNEATRKGVVLIFSSANCGPCNEAIPEYMELLKRFGNELTFAMITDGTPKENRLKFAQYDEKPLVLLQKGNAVSNAYKVRVTNAPIAVGIRFDGSIYNVPAEGMVAIKLHVLHATIGWCNWRPRDWQPIQ is encoded by the coding sequence ATGCTAACGACTGAGAACCCTGATACCATTCATCCGCAGAGGGAAAGCGGCAGTAATGCGGGGAGCCTGCCGATGGCCACCTTGCAACCAGTTCCAAGGGAAGGCCCATTGCCACTTTCCTTTGCACAGCAACGGTTCTGGTTGCTCGATCAACTGGAACCCGGTAGCATCACCTATCTTTTGCCCCTGGCCATACGCCTCTCTGGCCCTCTGGATATGGAAGCCTTACAACGTAGTCTGCAAGCTATTGTGCAACGCCATGAAACGCTGCGTACCTCCATCCTTACGATGAATGGTGAACCCCGGCAGATCATTGCCCCCAGCTTAGATTTGCCAGTACCCCTGGTCGATTTGTCACAAATGGCACCCTCTGAGCGCGAAGTCCAGACCCAGCAGCTCATGCTACAAGAGTTAGAGAAGCCTATTGACCTGGCCAGCAAGCAGCTTTTACGCGCCACCCTGCTGCGCTTGAATCCCAACGAACACATCCTGTTGCTTACTTTCCATTCCATCATCTGTGATAGCTGGTCCATGGGCGTCTTCATGCATGAATTGACCTCCTTCTACCAGGCTTTCATCCAGCAACAGCCCTTGTCTTTGCCTCCTCTGAGCATCCAATACGCCGACTTCGCCTTCTGGCAACGCCAGTGGTTGCAGGGTGAGGTTCTTGACACGCAACTCGCCTACTGGCGAGAGCAATTGCGGGACCTCCCTGATCCTTTACGCTTACCCACCGATTATCCTCGCCCAGATGTTCAACGCTTTCGGGGAGGACGCTACGTCTTCCAACTGCCTGAGCCGCTCAAGCTGGCTGTACGGGCATTGAGCCAGCGCGAGGACGTTACCCTGTTCATGACCTTGCTAGCGGCTTTCCAACTGCTGCTGGTCCGTTATAGCGGTGAGAATGATATTGTGGTTGGTAGCCTCATCCCCAATCGCACTCGTGCCGAAATTGAGCCGCTTATCGGCTGCTTTGTCAACACGCTGGTCTTACGCACACGTTTGAGCGGCGAACCTACAGTACGGGAGTTATTGCAGCAGGTGCGCAAAATGGTACTGGATACTTACGCTCACCAGGATCTGCCTTTTGAGCAGATTGTGGAAGCTCTCCAGCCCAAACGCGACCTGAGCCGCAATCCATTATTCCAGGTCATGTTCGTCCTGCAGGATGCGCCACAACGCACTCTAGAACTAAGCAACCTGACTTCGGAACCTCTGGAGATCGAGACCCATACGGCCAGGTTTGATTTGACGCTAACCATGGAGGAGAGCGAAACCGGACTGAGGGGTGTATTGGAGTACAATATTGACCTGTTCGAGGCCGAGACGATTGCACGTATGGCGACTCACCTGCAAACGCTGTTGGAAGGCATGGTAGCTGATCCTGAACAATCCATCTGGTTACTCCCGTTACTGAGTGCATCCGAGCGGCAGCAGCTACTTATCGAGTGGAACCATACAGCGAAAACCTATCCGCATGACAAATGCATCCACGAACTGTTTGAGGAGCAGGTTGAGCGTACCCCTGATGCCATCGCGTTAGTATTCGAGGATGAGCAGCTGACCTATAGCGAGCTCAATGCGCGTGCCAATCAACTAGCACGCTATTTACAGAAAGCTGGAGCAGGACCAGAAGTGCTGGTGGGGATCTGCCTGGATCGTTCTGTAGGCATGATCGTTGGACTTCTGGGTATTCTTAAGGCGGGGAGCGCTTATGTGCCTATTGATCCGACCTACCCGAAGGAGCGGCTCGCCTTTCTGCTCGAGGATTCCCAGATAGCCATCCTGCTCACACAACAAAGGCTAGCTCATGCCCTTCCAACTCATACAGCCAGATCAGTCTATCTGGACTCGGACTGGCCTCTTATTGCTCAGGAAAGTACGACGAATGTAGCCAGCGGCGTCCAGCCAGCGCACCTGGCCTATGTAATATATACATCAGGCTCAACCGGGCAACCCAAGGGGGTGATGATACTCCATCATGCCTTGACCAACTATATTGAGTATGCGCGGGAGAGGTTTGGGCTGCTACCCGATGATCATGTGCTGCAGTTTGCATCGATCAGTTTCGATGCCAGTGCCGAGGAGATCTATCCTTGCCTCATCAGTGGAGCAACCCTCTATTTACGAACCGACATCATGCTCAACTCAGTGGCTACGTTTCTGCAACAGTGCCAGGCCTGGTCCATCACGACGTTGAACCTGCCGACGGCTTACTGGCACGAACTGACACGCAGCCTGGAAAGGGATGCAGTATCGCTTCCTCCAACTATACGCAGGGTAATTATTGGTGGGGAGCGCGCATTGCCGGAACAGTTGGCGATATGGCGGAAGAAGGTAGACCAACAGGTGCGATTCTTTAATACATATGGTCCAACTGAGGCAACGATAGCGGTGACGATGGCTGAACTGCAAGGGGATTCACAGCAGACAAAGCAGGAGCGCGAGGTGCTGATTGGGCGGCCAATTCCACATGTGTCGATTTACCTGCTGGATGCGCACTTGCAACCCGTTCCTATTGGGGTAGCAGGAGAACTTTATATTGCGGGGATATGCCTGGCTCGCGGCTACTTAGGGCGGCCCGAGTTAACGGCTGAACGCTTCCTCCCCAATCCCTTTAGCAGCGAGCTGGGAGAACGGCTCTATAAGACGGGGGACCTGGCGCGTTATCTACCGGATGGTCAGATTGAATACCTGGGACGTACTGATACACAGGTCAAAATCCATGGCTATCGCATTGAGTTGGGCGAAATCGAAGCTGTCCTGGCGAAACACCCGGCTGTGAGTGAGGCCGTGGTTATTGCCCGCACACCAGGGAAAGAGCAGCAACGCGGGGAGGCGTTTGGAGACACACAACTGGTGGCCTATGTCGTTGCGCGACAGCAACAAGAGCTTCCAACACAGGTTGATTTACGTCGCTTTCTTGCAAAACGATTGCCTGCCTACATGCTCCCGTCGGCTTTTGTGTTGTTGGAGACCCTGCCACTCACTCCTAATGGCAAGGTGGATCACCATGCTTTGCCTATGCCTGAGAACAGCCGCTCCCTCATGGACAATGACTACGCAGCCCCTCGCACTCCCGTTGAGAAACTTGTGGCAAGAATCTGGAGTGAGGTACTCAAGCTGGATCAGGTGGGGATTCATGACAACTTCTTCGAATTAGGGGGACACTCCTTATTAGCTACTCAAATCGCCTATCGTATAAGCGATACCCTCCAATTGAAGGTATCACTACGTACCATCTTCGAGTTTCCAACTGTGGCTGAACTCACCGAAGCCATTGAGACGCTTCACCAGATAGAGGATAAACCCAGGCTGGATGAGCAAGCACGACTGGCGGCCGAGCATGATCAACTAGTAGAAAAGAAGATTCGGCAGAAAAAACTCTCCTTGATCCGCAATGGAATCCTGATTGTGCTTGCCGGAGTGGGAATAGTAATCAGTGGTCTTGGTAGAGGTATAGTCACCGGACTTTCCACACTTCCGGCTTTCGAGAATTTTGGGCTGATCGCGGCAATGATCCTGATCGGGTTTATCTCTTTTGAAATCTGGGTTCTGGTGCAGATGAAAGTACAAGTAAAGCACTTGCTGAAGCGGCTTGAGTCATGGGAAGAGTATGGTGTTGCTCTTGTTGAGGAGGAGTTCCATGGACTAGAAGAAGATGAAGATGCTCCCGACTTTGAGCTTCCTGACATCTTCACCAGCAAGACCTATACTCTCAAAGATCTGCTACCAAATGAGGAAAGTATCGACGATAAGAACGAGGCGACGAGAAAAGGGGTGGTCCTCATCTTCTCCTCTGCGAACTGTGGCCCTTGTAATGAGGCGATACCTGAATACATGGAATTGCTGAAGAGATTCGGTAACGAATTGACATTTGCCATGATCACTGATGGCACCCCTAAGGAGAACCGCTTAAAGTTTGCTCAATATGACGAAAAGCCTCTTGTACTCTTACAGAAAGGTAACGCGGTATCGAATGCATATAAGGTGCGTGTCACGAATGCGCCAATCGCAGTGGGTATTCGTTTTGATGGCTCGATTTACAATGTGCCGGCTGAGGGTATGGTTGCGATTAAATTGCATGTGTTGCATGCAACCATCGGGTGGTGCAATTGGCGTCCGCGGGACTGGCAGCCTATACAATGA